Within the Erpetoichthys calabaricus chromosome 1, fErpCal1.3, whole genome shotgun sequence genome, the region AAatattccagaaaaaaaatgtacaagttgaTAAGTCTGTCATTCAAGAGTTTGCTACTGCTGTATGTGCATCAAATCCATTAGTAAAAGCTATTGGAAAAGGGAGTCCCCTTGCTTCAAGTTTCAAACGTAAGCAGTACTACAAAGAATTTTTCAATGTTGTCGAGCCTGTTGAATTTGTTCTAGACACTAATAAAAATAGAGTATTTCATTATATTCCAATATTACCATCTTTACAGCAGTTACTCAATCATAATGATGTGATTAAAAATTTAGTTGAAAGTCAAAAGGCTCAGAAGAATGTAGATCATGCAAATCACATGCAGTATAAGACCACATGGGATGGTCAATACTTCAAGGAAAATATCTTTCTTTCAGGGGAGGAATTGCgaatttgtttaatattatatattgatGATTTTGAAATTTGCAATCCCTTAGGAACATCTAGGAGAAAACAAACTCTGCGGTGTATATTGGATCCTCAGTAATTTACCTCCAGGCTCGCATTCAGCCCTTTCTTCAATTTATTTGGCTATTCTGTGTAAGAGCAGTGATTTAAAGACCTATGGGTATGACAAATTGTTAGAACCTCTTTTACAAGATTTGGTTACCTTAGAAGAGCAAGGCATTTTTATTTCTCACTTTGGTGAACTTGTAAAAGGAAGAGTCCAGTGTGTAATAGCAGACAATCTAGGTGCGCATGGTATTGCTGGCCTTATTGAAAACTTCTCAGGGGAATATATTTGCCGATTTTGTATTGGAAAGAAGTCTGATATTCAGTGTAAAGATGTTCAGACAGGTGCTTTCAGCCTACGAAATAAGGAGATCTACAACACCCACATTAAATCTGTAGAGGAAAATGGAACAATGCTttgtgcagtgaaaaggtagtgtGTATTAACACAACACCTTTCTCATTTTCACGTTAGTACAGGCTATCCTCCAGATATTGTACATGATCTGTTTGAGGGTGTTGTTCCAGTTGAATTAGCTCGCTGCTTAAAGGTATTGATCTCAAAGGCATTTTTTCACACTAGACAGCCTGAATAGAATAATGATATTAATGACACTGTTTTATCATCTCCCGAATCAAGATCTAGTTCTTGGCCAAATGCCATTATCATACCTCATTTTTCATATGATGCAGAGTTACAGCTTGAAAGAGCTAATGCACATTTCAAATCCGATGGCACACATTTAATTCCTAACCCAAAGCTTAAATCTGATATTCTTGACGGGCTTGCTGAAGAAATTATAAGATATTCTGCATACCCAAGTGATGTGCAGATTAGCAAAGTAGCTGCAGCATTGGTTCAAACCCATCCATGCTTGAGGGAGCAAGGCTCACACACTGGCTATGAAGGCTGGAAGCTGAGCTTAAAGTATAAGATGGCCAATTTCGTACAAAGCTTTGTAAACTTGGGTGCCCCTGAGGTCTGTGTCAACTCCCTGAAGCACAAATCGCAAAGCCAGAATAGACCTGCGCTAAATATTAAAAAACCAAGGAGGGCAGAAGTAAACTACTGTCCAGATTTTCCAAATGGTGAAACCAAAGAGAGCTTAGAAAATGAAAGGGTAGCACTTCTATtggaagttaaaaaaaggaaaaatgataaTGTGGTGAGGCAAAAATGGAGCTTACTTTCTCATACAGAAGGCAAGAGGTTGTTCGGGACAAGCCTATGATTGTAGAATTTCAAGAAGAGATGGCCTGCTCTGTTTCAAGTAAACGaagtaagtattttttttttgatgtacggtataacattttaaagtgtgtgtgtatatgttatatgtaaaattttaatacttttttgtaCAAAGTATGTTATACACATACACAATTCTTCAGACTTGCTCACTCCTACTTTTTGTTACGACTTGTGTCCATTGTTACAAGATCTTATTTTACAAAGTATTTGAAATTTTGCAAGATTTTAGAAACATAATTATGATTGCTACATGCTTTGTATTTTCAGATTAATGCAGAGTTTACCAGAATTACCACTATACCGCTGCAGTCAAAGTTTATGGCTCAACTTGATCAGTACTCTGATAAAGTTCATAAAGGTGTTCAGCAGCAAAGGAGGGATTACTGGAAGGAAGATCAGAAACATAATGGCAGTAGCAGCAAAGGTGCTGTACATTACTATCCcttttgaaacattttgtttgttccattttcttttctggAAGACAAAATCCTGAAAATCATCTATGGATTGTGGCCATTTTGTTGCTTAAAGACGTGCAATGAAATGTTACCAAGCATcccgtatttttatattatcaattAAAATATCATCAGAATCCACATACTATAGCCTTAAGTTTTTGGAAGTCAATATAGCTGTAAAGGCCAGTAATCTGCTTGAGTAGTTGTCTTGTAAAGGATTGTTGAATGGTTTTATAATTCTCTTTTATGAGGAAATAGATTGTTGAAGGTTTAGTGAATAGTAGCTCTTGTATTTAGAGTTGTAAGTTATCTCAGAAAACATTTTTGCTGTTCATGTGCTGTAATTGCAATTTTTCCTTAGTAGGGGTGTGAATTCTCAACTTTCTAtgtaaagcaaagaagaaagccaaGAGAATTTGTGATTCAAGGACAAGTGCTTCTTACagttcacacatacagtatatattgtgtgtgtgtgatgagtTTCTTGGCTATCTGATTTGTTGAATAGCTACGTTTGCTGACAAACTTGGTGTGCATTGTCCTTGTAACTTGAGAATTCCATTGTTTTATCAATATATTCATACACTGTAAGTTACTAGTcaacatgttttattttcctaTAGAGAGACAACATTGATTTAAGAAGAGAGTGTGTTCTGAAGAGCCTCTGTGTCTATCTTAATGAAGATATGGGAAATGTTGTGAAGGAGTACTTGGtaagcaatataacagtaaagtCAAGTATAAAATCTGAGAAAAAGCACAAATTGAACATTAAATTGGAGTCTGTATGTTTATAGCCCAACTCATTTGATAATTTATGTCTGTCTGctgtggtaatttttttttttcctctgctttTCTTCTGTAGTCAGACATGGTAGGTTTATTAATAGAAATTTAGAAGATCTTGCATTTGTTACAGTAGCTTTAAAAACATGAggcttatttaatttttggtaGGCTTTTCAGGCTTAATTATGCACACTGTTAAAGATCGGAGAACAAAGATGACAAACCATATAGCGTCATTTCAGTGGCATCTACAGGTCACTAAAGTATACACAGAATTCTTATTTATGTTACATTCTTATTTATGAGTCCATATAAATAGTTAGGAATGGTTTAAGTGAAAACCAGTAGATCTGTTGGTTTCCCAGGAGTAAACTAGAAGGTTATTGAAGTAAAGGCTATAATTCATACATCTGAGTACTACTAATcttaattttgtttgtgtttgtgttcttAGAATGGCAACCCAAATGATGCTGAGAGGGAGATTGAACAAACGGTCATGGGAATATATGTAATAAGAAGAGAAGGTGAAGATGATACTGAGGAGGCAGAGGATGTAGGTGTTGTACTTGAGGGTGTTGAGGTTCTCAATGAACTGAAGAACATTGTCTCTGCTTTTATCATGTTGTTTGGCCTGATCTATGCACTCAACCTGAGCTACCCTCatgatttaaaatttacatttgaagTTCTTCAGAAGGTCATAATGAACATGGATGGGCAAAGCTTTCTCCAAAAGTGCAAgcacttaaaattaaaatgcttcAGTGATCATCATAAACACAATGaagatattttcttttgtattctgattttttttttttttttttacaaattagaaATGGTTAAACAGAGAGGCAGAACTTTTTGGTTtcctttaaaagtatttttattgtGCAGCTTTTTGCCTCTGACCATTGAAGGACATTTTTGAATTGATGTTTTTCcccagaagaaaaaatgtttattttactggCCTGcttgtaaaaaatgaaatgtgattgtatatattgtaaatattctgTTATTGAGACATAAGTAGCGatttatgcaaaaaaaatattgatatctGTTTAAGGAAATATTTAGGAATTCTTGTATGTTTTCAAGCATTGTTCATCAGACTGATAGTAAAAACACACTGTTCAATGAAacttatgtacagtataactgTTTAATCTGAATATGTAATATGTAATTGAGTGGTCTTTCAGCCTTATCccctaaatctttattttattttttttttttcatttattttatttgcatatttttgataAAGTAATAAGGGGAGAAAATAGCAGATGAGCAGCTGATAAGCTTATGGCACTTTAATTTCTCAagtctctattataataaagttGTTTGAGttattgttgtgtgtgtgtctgtttttttggGTGGAACAgggttaattaattttatttagttggAGTGACATGATATAATTGGATGGAAATTTGTCACGTAATTAGAAAGTGTAAAATTACCATAAACTAAATATGTTGAATTAACATGTAGTGATTGGTTtaagtgaaaatgttttatttgagttTGATcaatacaatttaaacagtttgGAATAACTACACTAAATATAATCAATCCAGTTTAATTCTTTGGGATTTGAGTAACAAATATGGATGGCCTTATATTAACTAAATTAAATCATCTTTAAATTACAATGttcatttctttgaaattacTCAATTCAATTACGTGGAAATTTTACACGTAATTGAATTAAGTTAATCTAAAGAATCATTTTTTTGAGtgtaggtcccagccacacaaggagcccagagtggaagaaaaaaggaacaacgaagagacgctgacagggagtcaacaatttgacacaacttctgcctgggaacagagtgcatccatggacagttgaacaattaagtgttggggtaacacagtgcccaaactggtcTCTGCacccactaaaggttgtatcctccaattcttgttttaaacggacttttagagtgtggactgtgtattttccttttaaaaaaaaaaaagggaaattgattctgatatgtttagtttttgttacgttcattcatctttttaatgtaccttatattgttttgtgtaatagaacttacaacagtaattttagaaaaaaaaaaacagtttgtcctttcattgtgtgtttactcactgcccaatttaaagaaacctgtgtactattattggtaaatttcaggagttcccagtctcttaataaaactgggtggcatagtcggatattttaatggtgtctaagttagattacctataagcgtgaccagacacctgtgacatattgctttgtaaatcattgtctttggttgtacacctgtatatacctgtatgtttcttttgtatatatttcagtttacaacaaggtacatccagtaaaagccttcaagaaagctcatcccttgtcatttttatgtggcTATGCCAAGcggtttaagctctctgcggctgCGTTGCACAGACAGCGCGGAGTgagggagaaaagtaaaaatgtgaatcCAAGTCGCGGGACAGACTGCAAGAGGATTGTTAAGACAGCTAAGTTAAGGAATGTTCTGGCCACGCGGATCAAAGAAGGATCCTGTGGCAGCTTAGTAAAAAGGGCAATTCCACAGTGCGGGACGGGCTGTAGTATATAGCTTCACATCTGCTAAGTAAAAGGACATTCGTGCCAGGGATCAAAGGGAGGATGTTGGGGTGACTTGGCTGAAAGACAGTATTCACACCACAAATCGGAGTGCAGCATCTCCACGGCATCTTTTAAATCAACTCTGCCTACTGACAGGTTGAAGCGCAGTAAGGGCTGTTCATGCTCTGCTTTTTAATTTAGATTGGTGTTTCTCATGGTCATAAACAAGAAAATCAGTTCACAGGGAAGCCGAATTGGGATCCGATTGCCTTAAGCGTTTCAACTTTATTCACTTTGCCTCTCCTGAAATCGGCAGTCTTCTTTTGGTGCAGCTTGCTACACAAGCACTCAGTTCAACTAATACAGCCCAAAATCCACTCTTGCAGAAATGAAGGTATGCAAAACCGATGCGGCTTCCGTGGCCAGTTCACGACACACGCACTATTCCAACGCATCAGCAAGCAGTTCCGTAACCAAAGCTCGTGCATTGTCCCTGAAGCTGCGCGTGCACGAGCATCCTTTGCAGAGAAAGAGCTTATCAGTAAAAGAGAACAAGCAAGAATGGAGGCAGAGAGACTTGCACTGGCGGCAGCACTAGAGGCTCTTCAGTCTGAAAAAGaagttgctgctgctgcagtagcTGAAGCTGAAATATTAGAAGCTGCAACAGATCTACTAAATGATGAGAATCCACAGCCGCCGAAGCTCATCTCAAGCTAAGGGAAGGAGTGCAGAGTATGTACGGGAGCAGAGTGTATGGCTCACACTTGACGCTGTCACCTCTCAGTCTAACTCACCTACATGCatagaaatggaaaaaatcacCTGCAGCACAAAAGGACATCATACAGAGGAGTCCTTCACGCATCTCAGGCGACCACCCGTTTTCTATGAGGGTGCAGGCAGGAAAAAGTGAAGATGTCCAAAGAGTGTCATCACATTCACCATGCGCCATTTACGCAAGACTGCCCCACCAAGCAGGACTGCCTGATCAGCACATCAAGTCTCCTCCTCTAAAGAGTAGCCCTCTCACAGAACAAGCCTTAAACTCAGGACTGTTCCCCCAGCATAACCAGTATTCTCTGCAGCAGGTCCAGGCTTCTGACATGGTTGACTTTGCAAAGTATTTAGCACACAGGGAACTTGTTACAACTGGACTCAAAGTTTGATGACCAACCTGAGAACTACAGAATGTGGCAGTCATCCTTTATGAATGCTACCCAAAGGTTAGACCTGACTGCCACTGAGGAGCTGCATCTGTTAATAAAATGGCTGGGGAAGGAATCAGCAGCACATGTCCACAGAATCAGAGCTGTTCATATACATAATCCAAGGGCAGCTCTTAAAATGGTCTGGGATAGACTGGCAGAATGTTGTGCTGCCCTAGAAGTGATAGAAAgtgttctgtttaaaaaaaactatagaaCTTCCCACGCATATCCAGCAGAGATTATATCCAGCTCAGAGACCTAGGAGACATCCTCATGGAGTTGCTGTCTGCAAAAGAAGATGGATATCTACCTGGTCTTGCTTACTTAGATACAGCTCGTGGAATTAATCCAATTGTGGAAAAATTACCTCACAGCATCCAAGAAAGATGGATATCAGTAGGATCAAGGTTTAAAGAGGAATGACATGTGCTACCCTCCTTTCTCTTGTTTCACAAAGTTTGTATGCAATGAAGCCAGAACCAGGAATGACCCAAGGTTCGCACTATGTGGAAGTTATTGCAACCCAACCAGGCATGGCAAGCCTTTATACGAGAATTTTAATCAAAAGGCTCAGATATCTGTCCATAAAACAGATATTGTCCCATCTATGGTTTAAAGTACacttaaagcaaaaagaaaaaaaaaaaaaaaaaaggaaggatgaACTCATGAAGCACTGCCCCATCCACAACAAACCTCATCCCCTGGCAAAATGTAGAGGTTTTAAAGACCATAGAGGAGCGCAAGACATCTAAAAGGATCGTATATGTTTTAGATGCTGCGCTTCATCTTTTCACGTAGCAAGAAACTAAATTGGAACTGAAGTGCAAGGTGTGTGAGAGTGACAGACAGCACAGCCATGCATCCAGGCCCTGATCCCTGGTCATTAAAATCTTGATGCACAGGAGTCCAGACATGAGGCTAATGAAGAAGACAACCTCAGCAGCTCACCTACAGTTTCTTCTCACTACACTGAAGTATGTGGCCAGGGTCTACAGGCACGCTCATGCTCAAAGATATGCCTTGTTAAAGTGTATCCACAAGGGCAGCCCGAGAAGACAGTTAAGATGTATGCCATTCTAGACAATCAAAGCAACCACTCGCTAGCGAGATCAGAATTCATTGATATGTTTGACATTCAAAGCAGCCCATTCACATACTCTATGAACCTGTGCTGGAGTTATGGACACAATTGGCAGGAAAGCAGTTGGCTTCCAAATAGAGGCTGTGAATGGAGAAGTAAGTATAGCACTGACTCCACTTATTGAATGCAACGAGATTTTGAATAATCGCTCTGAAATACCAACACCAGAGGCAGCATGGTCGCCACCATCACTTACAGTCTGTGGCAGGCCACATCCCAGAATTGAATACGAATGCCCATATTCTGCTACTGCTTGGAAGAGACATCATCAGAGTGCACAAAGTGAGGCAGCAAAATAATGGCCCTCATAATGCACCATTTGCTCAAAAACTTGACCTAGGTTGGGTTCTTGTAAGCGAAGTTAGCCTAAGAAATGCTCACAAGCCGGCAGTTTGTACTTTCAAGACAAGTGTGCTGGAAAATGGGCGACCTTCACTTTTCACGCCATGCTACAGCCACTTTTGCTTGAGAGAAAGGGTGACTTACGGCGGGGAGCCAACACCATTGGCCCCCTCTGCACATAATGATGTGCTGGTCAAGTCAATATTTGAGAGaactaaaaatgacaacaaatgtGCCCTCTCTATTGAAGATCAAGTCtttaaaaattatggaaaaagaacTTAGCAGAGATGAAGCGAATAGCTGGGTTGCACCACTCCCTTTCAAATCTCCCAAACCTCGTCTCCCCAATAATCGTGAACAGGCTCTCTCGCCTTGTCTCTCTGCAGCATTCTTTAGACAGAAGACCTGAGATGAAACAGCAGTTCACCAGCTTTATGGGGAAATATTTGAGAATGGACATGCAGAACCAGCCCCTCCGCTGAAAGAAGGGGAGGAATGCTGGTACCTGCCAATTTTTTGGAATATATCATCCACAGAAGCCTGGTCAAATAAGGACAGTTTTGGACTCCAGTGCACAGTACTGTGGCATGTCACTAAACAGCATTCTACAGAAAGGACCAGACTTAATTCTGCTTGCCGTGTTGCTCCATTTCAGAAAGGAACCCATTGCAGTAACTGCAGACATTGAGCAAATGTTCTATTGTTTCATGGTGAGAAAAGACCACCAGAAATATTTGAGGTTTCAGTGGCATCAAGACAATGATACAACTAAAGACAACCAGACAATCAGATGCGAGTGCATGTTTTTGGAAATAGTCCTTCCCCTGCAGTTGCCATCTATGGGCTGAGACGAGCAGCTGAGGAAGGTGAACATGAGCATGGAGCAGATACATGGCAGTTTATACAGAGCCTTTTTAGGTAGACGATGGTCTTATTTCTCTGCCAACGGAAACTGAAACCATTATTCTGCTTAAACAGACAAAAGCATCTTTGGCACAATGTAACCTAAAGCTACACAAAATCACTTCAAACAGTACCTTAGTAATGAAAGCCTTTACAGCAGATGACCTAGCCAAAACCATAAAGGACTTGGATATTACTAAAGAAATTCTTCCAGCCCAAAAGAAGGCTAGGACTCAGTTGGGAGATAGAAACGGATACATTTACCTTTACAATTTCAGAGGGAGAAAAACCATTTACACGTCATGGAGTTTTATCCACAGTCAACAGCCCTTTTGACCCCCTTGGTCTAGTAGCCCTGATAACCATACAAGGGAGGGCTTTGCTGTGAAAAATCTCCTATGGCCCTGGTGACTGCAATACCCCACGTTCAAAGGATAAATTAGAAGAGTGGAAGATTTGGCAAAAAATATCTTCATATCCCACGCATGCTCCTCATGGCCTGGCCCAGGCAAAGCATACTGAATTGTGGATGCATCTAATGTGGCCATTGGTGCAGTAGCATACCTTAAAATTACCACCAAGAGTGGACAGTGTCATGTGGGATTTGTTCTGGGAAAAATTGACCCCCCCAACCAGAACCAACAATACTGTGCCTTGAACTGTGTGCAGCAGTAGAAATGGCAGAACTCATTCTAGATGAGATGAATTTCCAGCCGGACTCAGTCAAGTTCTACTGCGACAGTAAAGGCGTTCTCTGCTATATATTTAATGAGACCAGGCGTTTGTGTATGTACACAACAGAGTCCAACGCATTCGTCAGATAACAAAGCCAGAGCAGTGGCATTATGTTCCCGTAAATCAGAATCCTGCCGATCTTACAAGATCAGTATCTGCATCTCAGCTTGCCAATACTTTCTGGTTTACAGGACCATCTTTTCTATACTAGCAACAACAAATTTCCCATGAAGCATAAGAGAACTTTGAACATATCCATCCTGAGCTAGATGCGGAGGTACTCCCACAAATAACAAGCTTCATTAACTATAGAGAAACCACTCAGTCCTAAGAGCTTCCAACGCTTCTCCACCTGGCATTGTGCCCAGAGAGCTGTTGCACTTCTCATCCATATAGTccattctttcaagtcacactgACTCACACAGAAACTAATGGCTCAGATGAGCTCACTGCTGCGAGGAATGTTATTCTTAAGTCAGTCCAGAGGTGAGGCATACTCAAATGAAATCGATTCACTCACAGCAAAGGAGGAACCTCCCCATAAGCAGTTCTCTTCTTAAACTCCACCCTATACTGGATGATGGCTTTATCAAGGTAGGGGGGCGACTGAAGCATGCAGATATCAACCAAAGCGAAAAGAACCCTGTTATACTCCCAAGGAAAAGTCATGTTACAACATTGTTAGTGGAGCACTATCACAAAGACGTGCAAACACCAGGGCCGTCTATTCACAGAAGGAGCCCTTAGAGCATCAGGTCTGTGGGTAGTTGGTGGTGAGACTTAAGTTCTGTTCATCTTTGCACCACCTGTCATAAGCTCAGaggcaaaatggaaaaaatttaTGGTGGACCTTCCCCAAGAATGCATCAACACATCCCCTCCTTTCACATATGGGAGACTGGAGGTGTTTGGCCCATGATCCGTTACCACACAACACACAAGAGGAGGTGTGGCTCAAAACAGCGTTGGGCAATCCTCTTCACTTGCATGAGCACTAGAGCTGTGCAGATTGAAGTAGTAGAATCCATGGACACTGGTAGTTGTATCAATGCCTTGCGAAGATTTTTTGCAATACGTGGCCCTGTAAAGCAACATAgctccaataaagtttgtttcgCAGTCGGACCTAGCAGGGAACTAGGATTTGTAAAAGACTGAGAAATATCTGAGCATCCTACGATACTTAAGCGAACAGGGATGCACTTGGGAGTTCAAACATGTCAAACATGGGAGGTGCCTGGGAGTGTATGATTGGCATGACACATAGAATACTTGACTGTTTCTACAGAGCAGACTGTCTCACCTCACTCATGAAGTCCTTTGTACCTTTCTGACAGAAGTATCTGCGATAATAAATGCCAGACCACTTTCCTCTGACCCAGAGATGCCATTTTTATTGAGCCGTGCAATGCTGCTTACCCAGAAAACTGTCGTGTCAGCACCTCCAGGTAATTTCACAAGGAATGATCTTTTTAAAAGCCAGTGGAGACCAGTGCAAGCCATGGCAAATGAATTCTGGACACGGAGACGTGAATACCTCCCCACTCTGCAAAGCTGGTGGAAATGAGCCCACCAATCTAGAAATTTACAAATAGGAGACATTGTGTTGCTAAAGGAGTGTCAGCTATCATGCAATGAATGGCCTATGGGATTAGTCACCTCGGTATTCCCTAGCAGTGATGGTactataagaaaaaaagaagaagttaaaACTGCCTCTCAAGGCATCTCCAAAAACTTTATCAGGCCTATCACAGAAGTTATTCTACTAGTCCCTAAAAAAGACGGATAAGTTCATACAATGTttgtttatatgtactgtatagtgaTATAATGTTATATCAAACGGGGAGTGTTCTGCACCACATTGTTAGCTGTaagttatttgttgagctgtgcttcatcttgtcatttattaacacactagtcagtcatgtcccacactcagtggtgctataaaagtctatgaaacttatgtaaagcacgtaggtcccataataaatatttgaacacaatacaccccatgtgtctcacgtaggcacccctttatctcttgtttcggtcacgtccGAAGCGTATCTTTAGGGTGTGTAAACCACTGGGTCTGGCTAGTTGTATGCAGCAATCTGAACCTGTCTAcatgcttctctttgtcttgatccaaccgtggaaatcactcacTTTGTAAGtgccttttaaagctttattgtttaatgtatactgtctggtatgtattgctttgtaaatcattattgtctttggttgtacacctgtatgtttcttttgtatatatttcagtttacaatgaagtatgtccagtaaaagccttcaagaaagctcaaaccttgtcatttttatgtggatgtgccgaggtgtttaagctctctgcggccgcgtTGCACAGACAgtgtggagtgaggcagaaaaggtacccttgtaattttgctgatttgaatgcatgtaactgctcaatatggattacttgcaacaccaaatttgttggattagcttgttaagcattgaacttcatagacaggtgtgtccaatcatgagagaaGGTATTTacaaggtggtcaattgcaagttgtgcttcccattgactcctctgaagagtgacagcatgggatccaaatgcaaatgctcatttagataagcCATATtcatatagcaaaagttagacctcatatTATTGAAAGATGCCGAGAAATTAGttgacgcttttgttttcagtcgactagattactgtaacacactcctctcaggactactcaaAAATGAgtaatcgtttgcaactagtgcagaatgcagctgttagactcctaactaggaaaagaaaatctgagcacatttctccagttttgatgtcactgcacatggttacctgtgtcattcagaattgacttaaatactgcttatggtttacaaagccttaaatctcgctccatcttatatcggaatgtctgacactttATATtcaaaatcgtaaccttagatcttcaaatgagtgtctgcttagaattccaagagctaaacttaaaagaagtggtgagg harbors:
- the LOC114646060 gene encoding uncharacterized protein LOC114646060 isoform X2, with translation MLCIFRLMQSLPELPLYRCSQSLWLNLISTLIKFIKVFSSKGGITGRKIRNIMAVAAKNGNPNDAEREIEQTVMGIYVIRREGEDDTEEAEDVGVVLEGVEVLNELKNIVSAFIMLFGLIYALNLSYPHDLKFTFEVLQKVIMNMDGQSFLQKCKHLKLKCFSDHHKHNEDIFFCILIFFFFFYKLEMVKQRGRTFWFPLKVFLLCSFLPLTIEGHF
- the LOC114646060 gene encoding uncharacterized protein LOC114646060 isoform X1 — protein: MLCIFRLMQSLPELPLYRCSQSLWLNLISTLIKFIKVFSSKGGITGRKIRNIMAVAAKRDNIDLRRECVLKSLCVYLNEDMGNVVKEYLNGNPNDAEREIEQTVMGIYVIRREGEDDTEEAEDVGVVLEGVEVLNELKNIVSAFIMLFGLIYALNLSYPHDLKFTFEVLQKVIMNMDGQSFLQKCKHLKLKCFSDHHKHNEDIFFCILIFFFFFYKLEMVKQRGRTFWFPLKVFLLCSFLPLTIEGHF